In Vespa velutina chromosome 14, iVesVel2.1, whole genome shotgun sequence, one DNA window encodes the following:
- the LOC124954232 gene encoding uncharacterized protein LOC124954232 isoform X1, whose amino-acid sequence MVHDFIFIISNPFVIELYLQSLRKNLSVFLSCDDETEDVKPIQFNIPASYSEKVKIHNWQMNTLAEPKDNKDIFPPKGNLQKSSYRRLGSFDEPMGISETHAMLSQIDFKDLYKSMQPHRGFLKMLSFARTEREEQEKEPKLEDIIYSSEEMRCMDYRTTTEIEYRAPYPMKSGPPPQAPPPVPWLLNRRTIGYTLEDLQKYDGVVTFLDENMKLQYCIADLKKERNKMRDIISINSSNDCSSRQIVKKNENEYQCHE is encoded by the exons tcGGTTTTCCTATCGTGCGATGATGAAACTGAAGACGTGAAACctattcaatttaatatacCTGCATCATATAGTGAAAAAGTCAAAATTCATAATTG GCAAATGAATACACTAGCAGAaccaaaagataataaagatatttttccaCCAAAAGGAAATCTTCAGAAATCAAGTTATAGACGATTAGGTTCTTTCGACGAACCTATGGGTATATCTGAAACTCATGCTATGCTATCTCAAATAGATTTCAAGGATTTGTACAAATCGATGCAACCACATAGAGGTTTTCTTAAAATGCTATCTTTTGCAAGGACCGA aagggaagaacaagagaaagaaccAAAGTTAGAAGATATAATCTATAGTTCTGAAGAAATGCGTTGCATGGATTATCGAACCACGACAGAAATTGAATATCGAGCACCTTATCCAATGAAATCTGGACCACCGCCTCAAGCACCTCCTCCAGTACCATGGTTACTTAACCGTCGAACTATTGGTTATACTCTTGAAGATCTACAGAAATATGATGGTGTCGTTACATTTTTGGATGAAAATATGAAGCTCCAATATTGCATAGCTGAtctaaaaaaggaacgaaataaaatgagagataTTATATCAATCAACTCTTCAAATGATTGCAGTTCACGTCAAATTgtcaaaaaaaatgaaaacgaatatCAATgtcatgaataa
- the LOC124954232 gene encoding uncharacterized protein LOC124954232 isoform X2 yields MVHDFIFIISNPFVIELYLQSLRKNLSVFLSCDDETEDVKPIQFNIPASYSEKVKIHNWQMNTLAEPKDNKDIFPPKGNLQKSSYRRLGSFDEPMGISETHAMLSQIDFKDLYKSMQPHRGFLKMLSFARTEEEQEKEPKLEDIIYSSEEMRCMDYRTTTEIEYRAPYPMKSGPPPQAPPPVPWLLNRRTIGYTLEDLQKYDGVVTFLDENMKLQYCIADLKKERNKMRDIISINSSNDCSSRQIVKKNENEYQCHE; encoded by the exons tcGGTTTTCCTATCGTGCGATGATGAAACTGAAGACGTGAAACctattcaatttaatatacCTGCATCATATAGTGAAAAAGTCAAAATTCATAATTG GCAAATGAATACACTAGCAGAaccaaaagataataaagatatttttccaCCAAAAGGAAATCTTCAGAAATCAAGTTATAGACGATTAGGTTCTTTCGACGAACCTATGGGTATATCTGAAACTCATGCTATGCTATCTCAAATAGATTTCAAGGATTTGTACAAATCGATGCAACCACATAGAGGTTTTCTTAAAATGCTATCTTTTGCAAGGACCGA ggaagaacaagagaaagaaccAAAGTTAGAAGATATAATCTATAGTTCTGAAGAAATGCGTTGCATGGATTATCGAACCACGACAGAAATTGAATATCGAGCACCTTATCCAATGAAATCTGGACCACCGCCTCAAGCACCTCCTCCAGTACCATGGTTACTTAACCGTCGAACTATTGGTTATACTCTTGAAGATCTACAGAAATATGATGGTGTCGTTACATTTTTGGATGAAAATATGAAGCTCCAATATTGCATAGCTGAtctaaaaaaggaacgaaataaaatgagagataTTATATCAATCAACTCTTCAAATGATTGCAGTTCACGTCAAATTgtcaaaaaaaatgaaaacgaatatCAATgtcatgaataa
- the LOC124954233 gene encoding TM2 domain-containing protein CG10795 isoform X3, protein MHNKQKERENNAADYTYEIDCNNLRMGQYICPHPDYDFIDQKTQQPKGCTKENKARVLCLAADGLICTETRNNTFKKDIPCKWTNGYSFETTLLLSIFLGMFGADRFYLGYPALGLLKLSTLGFLFLGQFADVILIATQIVGPADGSHYVMPYYGAGINIVTSNNFTYRVPQYDS, encoded by the exons ATGCACaacaaacagaaagaaagggaaaa cAATGCTGCCGATTACACATATGAAATTGACTGTAATAATTTACGAATGGGACAATACATCTGCCCTCATCCCGATTATGATTTCATAGATCAAAAAACTCAACAACCTAAAGGgtgtacaaaagaaaataaagccaGGG tgtTGTGTCTAGCTGCAGATGGCCTTATTTGTAcagaaacaagaaataatacttttaaaaagGATATACCTTGTAAAtggac TAATGGATATTCCTTTGAGACAACTTTACTGTTGTCTATATTTTTGGGTATGTTTGGTGCagatcgtttttatcttgGATATCCAGCACTTGGATTGTTGAAATTAAGTACTTTAGGTTTTCTCTTCCTGGGTCAATTCGCAGATGTAATACTAATAGCAACACAGATTGTCGGACCAGCGGATGGTTCACATTATGTTATGCCATATTATGGTGCCGGAATTAATATTGTCACAAGTAATAACTTCACATACAGAGTGCCACAATATGATAGCTAA
- the LOC124954233 gene encoding TM2 domain-containing protein CG10795 isoform X4: MGQYICPHPDYDFIDQKTQQPKGCTKENKARVLCLAADGLICTETRNNTFKKDIPCKWTNGYSFETTLLLSIFLGMFGADRFYLGYPALGLLKLSTLGFLFLGQFADVILIATQIVGPADGSHYVMPYYGAGINIVTSNNFTYRVPQYDS; encoded by the exons ATGGGACAATACATCTGCCCTCATCCCGATTATGATTTCATAGATCAAAAAACTCAACAACCTAAAGGgtgtacaaaagaaaataaagccaGGG tgtTGTGTCTAGCTGCAGATGGCCTTATTTGTAcagaaacaagaaataatacttttaaaaagGATATACCTTGTAAAtggac TAATGGATATTCCTTTGAGACAACTTTACTGTTGTCTATATTTTTGGGTATGTTTGGTGCagatcgtttttatcttgGATATCCAGCACTTGGATTGTTGAAATTAAGTACTTTAGGTTTTCTCTTCCTGGGTCAATTCGCAGATGTAATACTAATAGCAACACAGATTGTCGGACCAGCGGATGGTTCACATTATGTTATGCCATATTATGGTGCCGGAATTAATATTGTCACAAGTAATAACTTCACATACAGAGTGCCACAATATGATAGCTAA